From the Daucus carota subsp. sativus chromosome 8, DH1 v3.0, whole genome shotgun sequence genome, one window contains:
- the LOC108198332 gene encoding uncharacterized protein LOC108198332 translates to MESIGGHKNDRKDDRYSSRSDGKGKRNDGYRGRRDERDEKLDRGAERRRDRDSTVFTPLNTSVSKILNEIKGKPGFVRPPKMKIPDYKKNSDKYCDYHRDNGHNTDECYHLKKLIERMVKAGDLNQYVKDLRDRLGPKEDKGKAPEEGERYRGEVRTIFGGTILDRSSKTAKKKYARQVYNLYSINSTKQSYPIMFSQEDYEDVMLPHEDPLVINPVIGQN, encoded by the coding sequence ATGGAGTCCATTGGGGGACATAAGAACGACCGGAAAGATGATCGGTACAGTTCCCGCTCGGACGGCAAAGGAAAAAGAAACGATGGCTACCGAGGCAGAAGAGATGAAAGGGATGAGAAGTTGGACAGAGGGGCCGAGCGAAGGAGAGATAGAGACAGCACTGTGTTCACTCCTCTGAACACATCTGTCTCCAAGATTCTGAACGAGATTAAGGGGAAGCCAGGATTCGTTCGGCCACCAAAGATGAAGATCCCAGATTACAAGAAAAACTCTGATAAGTACTGTGACTATCATCGGGACAACGGGCATAATACTGATGAATGCTACCACTTGAAGAAGTTAATAGAAAGGATGGTCAAGGCTGGTGATTTGAACCAGTATGTTAAGGATCTGAGGGATCggttgggtcccaaagaagataAAGGGAAGGCGCCCGAAGAGGGTGAGAGGTACAGAGGTGAGGTCCGAACGATTTTTGGGGGAACAATCCTGGACCGAAGTAGCAAGACAGCCAAGAAGAAGTACGCCCGACAGGTCTACAACCTCTACAGCATCAATTCCACCAAACAGTCGTATCCTATAATGTTCTCACAAGAAGACTATGAGGATGTTATGCTGCCGCACGAGGATCCGTTGGTCATTAATCCCGTGATCGGTCAAAattag
- the LOC108197392 gene encoding probable aspartyl protease At4g16563, with product MAASVFISLLTLFLAHNAYLSSSKPLLLPLSHSLSHSSFTSTPHLLKSTTSHSSTRFRNHKQRHHHVSLPLSPGTDYTLSFSLSSQTISLYMDTGSDVVWLPCSPFSCMLCEGKSPSTISNLKPLNISAAKKVPCKARACSSVHSRIQSSDLCAMARCPLEDIEVSDCAKFSCPPFYYAYGDGSFVAELYRDTLEIPMSNPSLNLHNFTFGCAHDALGEPIGVAGFGRGALSLPAQLATSNPHLGNQFSYCLISHSFDSARVRKPSPLILGRYVPENKNKRVESQNDIIDFIYTPLLENPTHPYFYLVGLEAVTVGKKRLTAPLSLTAVDKKGNGGMVVDSGTTYTMLPAEMYKPLVTEFSRRVETFYKRASHVEDRTGLSPCYYVDSVKNVPQLIFHFVGNSSVVMPRKNYFYEFLDGGDDGKNKRKVGCVMLMNGGDFPESDGPSGLLGNYQQQGFEVMYDLENKRVGFAERKCAALWDTLG from the coding sequence ATGGCTGCCTCTGTTTTCATCTCCCTCCTCACACTCTTTCTCGCCCACAACGCCTATCTCTCTTCCTCAAAGCCTCTcctcctccctctctcccacTCTCTCTCCCACTCCTCCTTCACCTCCACTCCCCACCTCCTCAAATCCACCACCTCCCACTCCTCCACCCGCTTCCGCAACCACAAACAACGCCACCACCAcgtctctctccccctctcccccgGCACAGACTACactctctccttctctctctcctCCCAAACTATCTCTCTCTACATGGACACCGGCAGCGACGTCGTTTGGCTCCCCTGCTCCCCCTTCTCCTGCATGTTATGCGAAGGCAAGTCCCCTTCAACCATCTCCAACCTTAAACCTCTTAATATCTCCGCCGCCAAAAAGGTCCCGTGCAAGGCACGTGCATGCTCTTCCGTACACTCTCGTATTCAATCCTCGGACTTATGTGCCATGGCTCGCTGTCCGCTCGAAGACATCGAAGTCTCGGACTGCGCGAAATTTTCGTGTCCGCCGTTTTATTACGCCTACGGCGACGGAAGTTTCGTCGCGGAATTATACCGCGACACTTTGGAAATACCGATGTCGAATCCGTCGCTTAATCTTCACAACTTCACTTTCGGCTGCGCTCACGACGCGCTCGGCGAGCCGATCGGGGTAGCCGGCTTCGGCCGTGGGGCCCTTTCCTTGCCAGCTCAGCTTGCCACGTCAAATCCTCATCTCGGTAACCAATTTTCGTATTGCCTAATTTCGCACTCGTTCGACTCGGCTCGAGTTCGTAAACCTAGTCCCCTTATTCTCGGGCGCTACGTGCCCGAGAATAAAAATAAACGTGTCGAAAGTCAAAACGACATTATCGATTTTATCTACACTCCGTTACTAGAAAATCCGACACATCCGTATTTTTATTTGGTCGGGTTAGAGGCGGTAACAGTCGGTAAAAAAAGATTAACCGCGCCGTTAAGTTTAACCGCGGTAGATAAAAAAGGGAACGGTGGAATGGTGGTTGATTCGGGGACTACATACACAATGTTACCAGCCGAAATGTACAAGCCACTAGTCACTGAGTTCAGCCGCCGGGTTGAAACGTTTTACAAACGAGCTAGCCACGTGGAGGACCGAACCGGACTGAGTCCATGTTACTACGTCGACTCGGTTAAAAATGTGCCGCAacttatttttcattttgtgGGTAACTCTAGTGTCGTAATGCctcgaaaaaattatttttacgaATTTTTGGACGGTGGAGATGATGGGAAAAATAAGAGGAAGGTGGGGTGTGTTATGTTGATGAACGGTGGAGATTTTCCGGAATCGGATGGGCCCAGTGGGTTGCTAGGGAATTATCAACAGCAAGGGTTTGAAGTAATGTATGATTTGGAGAATAAAAGAGTTGGATTCGCGGAAAGAAAATGCGCAGCTTTGTGGGATACTTTGGGTTAA